A window from Pangasianodon hypophthalmus isolate fPanHyp1 chromosome 4, fPanHyp1.pri, whole genome shotgun sequence encodes these proteins:
- the LOC113547276 gene encoding lactose-binding lectin l-2-like, translating into MVCQSRLSLLFVTCMASTAFGQVVTSVTASKWDEWVKDSLQRTVPEKEYFSLEGHSCSPYCPSGWVTYGRRCFMYVAQHMNWISAEVNHCLDLGANLVSIHSEDEYQVVKALIRAHDPNENPTWIGLNNCMKKHNWLWSDGTKVTFTKWNPDEPNFKNSECCVHINFSVFMNWNDIPCVDKYPFVCVKKLN; encoded by the exons ATGGTTTGTCAGAGCAGACTTTCTTTGCTCTTTGTCACCTGCATGGCTTCAACAGCCTTTG GTCAGGTTGTGACATCTGTAACAG CATCTAAGTGGGATGAATGGGTGAAAG attcctTGCAACGCACAGTCCCCGAAAAGGAATATTTTTCTTTAGAGGGACATTCATGCTCACCTTATTGTCCATCAGGGTGGGTGACCTACGGCAGACGCTGCTTCATGTATGTTGCCCAGCACATGAACTGGATCTCTGCTGAGGTAAACCAC TGTCTGGATCTTGGTGCCAACTTGGTCTCGATACACAGTGAAGATGAATATCAGGTGGTCAAGGCCCTTATCCGTGCTCACGACCCCAACGAGAATCCAACATGGATCGGCTTAAATAACTGTATGAAG AAACATAACTGGCTTTGGTCTGATGGCACCAAAGTGACTTTCACGAAATGGAATCCAGATGAAcccaattttaaaaatagtgaGTGCTGTGTGCACATTAACTTTTCTG TCTTTATGAACTGGAATGACATCCCATGTGTTGACAAATAtccctttgtgtgtgtcaaGAAGCTTAACTGA
- the gpaa1 gene encoding glycosylphosphatidylinositol anchor attachment 1 protein has product MGLLSDPNRRKALTSLLTRLNTPICVLCYLAGIAWFMGLAFEPFTLRTYMSENAMGSTMVEERFPSGERALATAREFAAHKKKVGGMPVDWLVKTMQARGLEVFTQSFSRTLPFPDESKERFMVRGTNVYGILRAPRAPRTEALVLSAPCSPGNSNNQAVGLLLGLAQYFRSQIYWAKDIIFLVNEHDLIGMQAWLEGYHHTNITGMSFTPLQGRAGSIQAALSLELSSDVITSLDLVLEGLNGQLPNLDLANLFHAFCQKLSVLCTIQGKLQRNDWDSTEGYTHAAQTMMLMVLKQASGRPWGDHGLFLRYHIEAATVRGINSFRHYKTDATTLGRLLEGMFRKLNNLLERLHQSYFFYLMPSLSRFVSIGYYMPAFGLLAAILLLRALDLWVQIGSPAPVTQDGVGEVEPPSSPGVLSVLTPIVISHLTGVALYTLPILSQDMAVEHFPVSETEAVVLTAVAIYTAGLALPHNTHRLISGEGTEQGWRVLKLAALLYLAVLLGCTALINFSLGFLLAVTLVPAAACVTPHMPKSLGALAMVLLSPGCTILYCIFLFQDLQEAPVTLPECCVLFLSVISQGILDHALYGSLVYPLLALFVYPCWLLLWNVLFWK; this is encoded by the exons ATGGGTCTGTTATCTGACCCAAACCGAAGGAAGGCGCTGACCAGTCTCCTCACCCGCCTCAACACTCCCATATG TGTGCTGTGCTACCTGGCGGGCATTGCCTGGTTCATGGGCCTGGCATTTGAGCCGTTCACTCTGCGGACGTACATGTCGGAGAACGCAATGGGTTCCACTATGGTGGAGGAGCGGTTCCCCTCAGGAGAAAGAGCCTTGGCTACTGCACGGGAGTTTGCAGCTCATAAGAAAAAGGTTGG GGGCATGCCGGTGGACTGGCTGGTGAAGACGATGCAGGCCAGAGGGCTGGAGGTTTTCACTCAGAGCTTCTCACGTACTCTGCCTTTCCCTGACGAGAGCAAGGAGAGATTT atgGTTCGAGGCACCAATGTGTATGGGATCTTGCGAGCACCTCGAGCTCCACGAACAGAAGCCCTGGTTCTCAGCGCCCCCTGCAGTCCTGGCAACAGCAACAACCAGGCAGTGGGCCTTCTGCTGGGTCTCGCCCAGTATTTCAGAA GTCAGATTTACTGGGCTAAAGACATCATATTCCTGGTGAATGAGCATGATCTCATTGGCATGCAGGCTTGGTTAGAGGGCTACCATCACACCAACATCACTG GGATGAGCTTCACGCCACTACAGGGCCGAGCCGGCTCCATCCAGGCCGCGCTCTCACTGGAGCTCAGCAGTGACGTCATCACCAGTCTGGACCTAGTACTGGAGGGACTAAATGGGCAGCTTCCCAACCTGGACCTGGCCAACCTCTTCCACGCCTTCTGCCAGAAGCTCAGCGTCCTCTGCACCATTCAGGGGAAG CTTCAGAGGAACGACTGGGACAGTACAGAGGGTTACACTCACGCTGCACAGACCATGATGCTGATGGTGCTGAAGCAGGCGAGTGGTCGGCCCTGGGGTGACCACGGTCTCTTCCTGCGCTACCACATCGAGGCTGCGACTGTCCGCGGCATCAACAGCTTCAGACACTACAAGACTGACGCCACCACTCTCGGCAG GTTGTTGGAGGGAATGTTCAGGAAATTGAATAATCTCCTGGAGCGACTTCACCAGTCCTACTTCTTCTACCTGATGCCTTCGCTGTCTCGCTTTGTCTCTATTGGATACTACATGCCTGCGTTTGGCCTGTTGGCTGCCATCTTGCTGCTGCGA GCGTTGGATCTGTGGGTCCAGATTGGGAGTCCAGCTCCAGTAACCCAAGATGGAGTCGGTGAAGTAGAACCG CCGTCTAGTCCGGGTGTCTTGTCCGTGCTGACTCCGATAGTGATCAGTCACCTGACGGGCGTGGCTCTGTACACCCTCCCCATCCTGTCTCAGGACATGGCAGTAGAGCACTTCCCCGTGTCCGAGACCGAGGCCGTGGTTCTCACCGCCGTCGCCATCTACACTGCAGGCTTGGCACTgccccacaacacacacag gttgaTCTCAGGCGAGGGCACAGAGCAGGGTTGGCGGGTGCTGAAACTGGCAGCTCTACTTTACCTAGCTGTGCTGCTCGGCTGCACGGCTCTCATCAACTTCTCCCTGGGCTTCCTCCTGGCCGTCACGCTGGTGCCTGCTGCTGCCTGCGTCACGCCACACATGCCCAA GTCTTTAGGTGCCTTGGCGATGGTGCTGCTCAGTCCAGGCTGCACAATCCTCTACTGCATCTTCCTCTTCCAGGACCTCCAGGAAGCGCCGGTCACGCTGCCTGAGTGTTGTGTGCTCTTCCTGTCCGTCATCTCTCAGGGCATCCTAGACCACGCCCTCTACGGTTCGCTGGTCTACCCGCTGTTGGCGCTGTTTGTGTATCCGTGCTGGCTGCTTCTCTGGAACGTCCTGTTCTGGAAATAA